A portion of the Trichoplusia ni isolate ovarian cell line Hi5 chromosome 12, tn1, whole genome shotgun sequence genome contains these proteins:
- the LOC113499319 gene encoding putative uncharacterized protein DDB_G0271606, which produces MKIFVFLALVLCAYAADVKETEKAAEPAINKEKRQTQGELVHTHLGYRTARKQEQVAPVEEPQDDDKGLSRSDSEQYRPGQVFSLNAQELLELQPERKAPLSSNQLLQQLYSSPQQEHKQNLQQIYYLEPQSARQVSYQPSSHAVIARPDYSSNGGEASVGAALSVSDSGSNPDPYNQDLLALLGQPPVRQTEEPRQQLYSQPQQQHLQQVQQTSNVQSVAPQYQQVDRYITKPSKKSKLRNKAQIAPPQPSAAPQQYLIETTNVQQQQSPLYRTAPQPQPQAQRAPQALRYVTFQQSPAVSQQVLYERPESQGLKVVPAPKLQQLQQQQPRAQLNYRLVPQYQQQEATPKQYRIIEAPRQAIRQQEHRLPSQSVERPIAYLKRFPDHEKMRSVKIYDPISEGVPQQPAQIIGEQYFLRPLYRGIEQQQQQRPRYEQPAQKSDQSRVLEPAKPPQSSIYVSKNVAAARKQARPQPAYREQPTSVEQVNLEQHGQNLDEQRAQLPPPKNNKAYTPEEFAALVAAGYAVTPVPVSALNLQEAQSRSSVESVTMYPKRRTILASRRHQYLPLRGDDAP; this is translated from the exons GAACAAGTTGCACCCGTTGAAGAGCCCCAAGACGACGATAAAGGACTCAG TCGCTCCGATAGTGAACAGTACCGTCCAGGCCAAGTGTTCTCCCTGAACGCTCAGGAACTGCTAGAGCTCCAGCCAGAGAGGAAGGCTCCGCTGTCAAGCAATCAGCTGCTGCAGCAACTGTACAGCAGCCCGCAGCAGGAGCACAAGCAGAACCTCCAGCAGATCTACTATTTGGAACCACAGAGCGCACGTCAG GTATCTTACCAACCATCATCTCATGCTGTGATCGCTCGTCCCGACTACTCTTCGAATGGAGGTGAAGCCTCAGTCGGAGCCGCTTTATCAGTTAGTGACTCAGGATCGAACCCTGACCCTTACAACCAGGACCTACTGGCCTTACTTGGACAGCCCCCCGTGAGGCAAACGGAGGAACCCCGTCAGCAGCTTTATTCCCAGCCCCAACAACAGCATCTGCAGCAAGTACAACAGACATCCAATGTTCAAAGTGTTGCACCTCAATATCAGCAG GTGGACAGATACATTACCAAGCCAAGCAAGAAGTCGAAACTCCGAAACAAAGCTCAGATCGCTCCTCCTCAGCCATCTGCTGCTCCTCAGCAGTATCTGATTGAGACTACCAACGTTCAGCAGCAACAATCACCCCTTTACCGTACGGCGCCTCAGCCCCAGCCTCAGGCACAGAGAGCACCACAAGCTTTACGTTACGTCACCTTCCAACAGAGTCCCGCTGTATCACAGCAAGTGCTGTACGAACGTCCCgaatctcaaggtttgaaagtAGTCCCAGCGCCGAAACTCCAACAGTTGCAACAACAACAACCTAGAGCTCAACTGAACTACAGACTGGTACCTCAATACCAGCAGCAAGAGGCTACACCTAAGCAGTACAGGATCATCGAGGCACCACGACAAGCCATCAGACAACAAGAACATCGCCTTCCGAGCCAGAGTGTCGAACGTCCCATTGCGTATTTGAAACGTTTCCCCGATCACGAGAAGATGAGATCTGTGAAAATCTACGACCCAATCTCCGAAGGAGTACCTCAACAGCCTGCTCAAATTATTGGTGAACAATACTTCCTGCGTCCGTTGTACAGAGGTATTGaacaacaacagcaacagcGTCCGAGATACGAACAGCCAGCTCAGAAATCCGACCAATCCAGGGTTTTGGAACCAGCGAAACCACCACAGTCCTCTATTTACGTGAGCAAGAACGTGGCTGCAGCTAGAAAGCAAGCGAGACCCCAACCAGCTTACCGAGAACAGCCGACGAGTGTTGAACAGGTGAACCTAGAACAGCATGGCCAGAACTTAGACGAACAGAGAGCTCAACTTCCTCCTCCTAAGAACAACAAGGCGTATACTCCTGAGGAGTTCGCAGCGTTGGTAGCAGCTGGCTACGCAGTTACCCCAGTTCCAGTCAGCGCACTGAACCTCCAAGAGGCGCAGTCCAGGTCATCAGTAGAATCTGTCACGATGTACCCCAAACGACGAACCATTTTAGCAAGCAGACGTCATCAATATCTCCCTCTCCGAGGAGACGACGCGCCTTAG